In Helicoverpa zea isolate HzStark_Cry1AcR chromosome 3, ilHelZeax1.1, whole genome shotgun sequence, the following proteins share a genomic window:
- the LOC124645631 gene encoding uncharacterized protein LOC124645631, which produces MSDIVFNLDFPRDCPATSAKIVTSTITNNVTKKLWNYALNKPCEHFVLGPILVDAFNLTKNCKVNKGRYEVHLDFAAKAKMFLGTSFFYGEYGFKTMSFNKVNNFFCVYAVLNIKKPD; this is translated from the exons ATGTCGGACATAGTATTCAACCTAGATTTTCCTAGGGACTGTCCAGCTACCTCG GCTAAAATAGTAACTAGCACAATAACCAACAATGTTACAAAAAAGTTGTGGAACTACGCTCTGAACAAACCCTGTGAACATTTTGTTTTGGGCCCCATTCTTGTTGATGCGTTCAATTTGACTAAGAATTGCAAAGTTAACAAG GGTCGCTACGAGGTACACCTCGACTTCGCAGCGAAGGCTAAGATGTTTTTGGGCACGAGTTTCTTTTACGGCGAGTACGGGTTCAAAACAATGTCTTTTAATAAGGTAAACAACTTTTTCTGTGTATACGCAGTGTTGAACATTAAGAAACctgattaa